Genomic segment of Eupeodes corollae chromosome 2, idEupCoro1.1, whole genome shotgun sequence:
caaaatttttaagaatgcaaAAGTTTCCATATACATACATCGTGCCTATGCTTCGCAAGTAGAAATACAAGAAAATAgaattatatttcttattttatttgttaaaagttattgaaaaaataataagcatAATTTCTAGAATCAAGGTGCTCTTCTCTTCACCAGACAGAGGTTTATTTTGGATTGAAATAAactaatgaataaataaattaggtggcgcaactaTCCATTCCTGTGTACTAGTAATCTTGTCAgcaatggaagggacctacagttttcatgccaaatccgaacggctaacttTTCATTATTTGACTTTTGTTCAAACATTTCTCAAATGCTTTGATCCAAATTCGTTCAATGTAAGCAACAAGTCtacacatttttcaacaaaatttaagaaaaacacaaaatctcTTCCAAAAATTCAATCCAACATCATTTATTTCCTTATCCATATATTTATCATCTTAAAGTAAGAGAGGAGCTGCAGCATAGGTCAAAGGTGCTGGAGCCAATGGAGCCGAGTATCTCAATGAAGAAGCGAATGGTGAAGCTACATATTGAGCAGCCAATGGTGCGGCCAATGGTGTTGCAGCAACATATTTTGCGATAGCTGGAGCTGCAACAACTGGTGCAGGAGCAGCAGCATAAATTGGAGCTGAAGCGATTCCATTGTAGTTCCTTGCAATCACTTGATTACTTGTGGCAGTAACAACTCCAGGTGCAGCAGCAACCAATGGAGCAGAGTATGCAAGTGGTGCAACAAATCCCGGCTTGGCAGCAGCACAAGCAATGACAGCAAAGATGACAACGGTCTAAAATAACAACACAAGAAAATAGATTGAGTACAAAAATGTCCAATAAGtgaatttattttgcatttacttacgaatttgaacattttgattttgggtTTGAATTGATGGATTGAAGTGTTCCAAGAGGTGTGAGCTTTAAGTCTGATTTGGTTAGCGTCAATTGAAGACTTTTATATCAAATTGATACGTGACCATGGAATATGATAGCTCATTGAAATTCCTCAAATGAATACTTTGCGTCAAAAATCATTAACACTTGTTGAGAGTGTGGACTGTATTGCAACTATTAGTATCGTTTAACCTTTAtcaagttcaatttttacaaagctgggtgaaataaaataaatcatgatTGTtgcagaaaaattaatttaataatagcaataTTATTTAACAACCTTTACTTTAGATTCTTGCCTTGAAATAAAACGTTTTGTCACAAAGAATCAAATTTGTAtcgagttaaattttaaagtatttaaaggTGTACTTAACCGt
This window contains:
- the LOC129947084 gene encoding cuticle protein 16.5-like, whose protein sequence is MFKFTVVIFAVIACAAAKPGFVAPLAYSAPLVAAAPGVVTATSNQVIARNYNGIASAPIYAAAPAPVVAAPAIAKYVAATPLAAPLAAQYVASPFASSLRYSAPLAPAPLTYAAAPLLL